The Litchfieldia alkalitelluris genome has a window encoding:
- a CDS encoding permease, which translates to MRGSLNTIVKDIIGLALIVLFIFLFLFVDFTKINEFNIPRDWLNVNTIFLSIVLEAIPFILLGVFISALIQTFVSEEWLQRYIPKNAFAALIPAALLGAIFPICECAIVPIVRRLIKKGMPLHVGVVFLVGAPILNPVVFASTYYAFQANLEIVYARMGFAFVLSILIGLILYLVFKNKDQIRWSREELSGRDKDSEQIFTNKWKSTFFHASDEFFEMGKYLIMGAFIASLFQTFLDRNILLAIGSNDFTGPLVMMVFAYVLSLCSEADAFVASSFGNTFTAGSILAFLVYGPMLDLKNTIMLFAYFKAKFVIWFMVVVTSVVYISILIYQHFFLV; encoded by the coding sequence ATGAGAGGTTCTCTTAATACAATAGTAAAAGATATCATTGGACTAGCCTTGATTGTCCTATTTATCTTTCTATTTTTGTTTGTGGATTTCACTAAAATAAACGAGTTTAATATACCGAGAGATTGGTTAAATGTTAATACAATTTTTCTTAGTATTGTTTTAGAGGCAATACCGTTCATATTATTGGGTGTTTTTATTTCGGCATTGATTCAAACGTTCGTGTCAGAAGAGTGGCTGCAACGATATATTCCTAAAAATGCGTTTGCAGCCTTAATACCAGCAGCCCTTTTAGGTGCTATTTTTCCAATATGTGAATGTGCGATCGTTCCAATTGTACGACGTTTAATCAAAAAAGGAATGCCACTTCATGTTGGGGTTGTCTTTCTAGTTGGAGCTCCTATCTTGAATCCAGTTGTGTTTGCCTCTACGTACTATGCTTTTCAGGCTAATCTTGAGATTGTTTATGCGAGAATGGGTTTTGCGTTTGTTCTATCAATACTTATTGGTTTAATCTTATATTTAGTCTTTAAAAATAAGGATCAAATCCGCTGGAGCAGGGAAGAGTTGTCTGGTAGAGACAAGGATTCAGAACAGATTTTTACAAATAAATGGAAATCCACCTTTTTTCATGCGAGCGACGAGTTTTTTGAAATGGGAAAGTATTTAATAATGGGTGCCTTCATTGCTAGTTTATTTCAAACCTTTCTGGACCGAAACATACTTCTAGCAATTGGATCGAATGATTTTACAGGCCCATTGGTGATGATGGTGTTTGCTTATGTTCTATCACTTTGTTCTGAAGCAGATGCTTTTGTGGCATCGTCGTTTGGCAATACTTTTACAGCTGGTTCAATTCTAGCTTTCTTAGTATATGGACCAATGTTAGATTTAAAAAATACGATTATGCTTTTTGCCTATTTTAAAGCGAAATTTGTCATTTGGTTTATGGTTGTTGTCACTAGTGTTGTCTACATTTCAATATTAATTTATCAGCATTTTTTCTTAGTGTAA
- a CDS encoding chromate transporter has product MITITNLKENKLKALLEILLVSTRLGLSSFGGPVAHLGYFHEEYIRRRNWMDEKSYADLVALCQFLPGPASSQVGIGIGVMRAGVLGGIVSFLGFTLPSVIALIIFAVLLNNYGLTDAGWIRGLKIVAVVVVAHAILGMAKNLTPDVKRKTIALFAIVVTLLWQTVFTQVGVILLAGFVGFLIYRHHTIDDHSEDVKFPISRRFAVICLSLFFCLLIALPLLREATNISWIAMFDSFYRSGALVFGGGHVVLPLLEREFVPTGWLTEEEFLSGYGAAQAVPGPLFTFAAYIGAVINGWQGGLLATFAIFLPAFLLILGTLPFWNSLRRNPKIKGALMGVNAAVVGILIAALYHPIWTNSILSVGDFAFAAILFSMLVFWKLPPWIIVVTGAIGGFLLSLI; this is encoded by the coding sequence ATGATTACCATAACAAATTTGAAAGAGAACAAGCTAAAGGCCTTATTAGAAATTTTACTGGTCTCTACCAGACTTGGACTTTCTTCATTTGGAGGCCCTGTTGCGCATTTAGGGTATTTTCATGAAGAATATATACGTAGAAGAAACTGGATGGATGAAAAGAGTTATGCTGATTTAGTTGCACTGTGTCAGTTTCTACCAGGTCCAGCAAGTAGTCAGGTGGGAATTGGAATCGGAGTAATGCGTGCTGGTGTTTTAGGAGGGATTGTTTCATTTTTAGGATTTACACTCCCTTCAGTGATAGCCCTCATTATTTTTGCGGTATTACTTAATAACTATGGTTTAACAGATGCTGGCTGGATACGTGGCCTAAAAATTGTAGCTGTTGTGGTTGTCGCTCATGCAATCCTAGGAATGGCAAAGAATTTGACTCCTGATGTGAAAAGAAAAACAATTGCTTTATTTGCAATTGTCGTCACCTTACTGTGGCAAACAGTATTTACTCAGGTAGGAGTCATTTTATTGGCTGGTTTTGTGGGTTTTCTTATTTATAGGCACCATACGATAGACGATCACTCAGAAGATGTGAAGTTTCCCATTTCACGACGATTTGCTGTGATCTGTTTAAGCCTTTTCTTCTGTTTATTAATTGCGCTGCCTCTATTGAGGGAAGCAACTAATATAAGTTGGATTGCCATGTTTGATAGCTTCTACCGTTCGGGGGCATTAGTATTTGGGGGAGGACATGTTGTCTTACCACTTCTTGAGCGAGAATTTGTTCCAACAGGCTGGCTAACTGAAGAAGAATTTCTCTCTGGTTATGGTGCAGCACAAGCCGTACCTGGACCATTATTTACATTTGCTGCTTATATCGGTGCTGTCATTAATGGCTGGCAAGGAGGACTGCTTGCCACATTTGCAATTTTCTTACCTGCTTTTCTTTTAATTTTAGGAACATTGCCATTTTGGAATTCATTACGCCGCAATCCAAAGATTAAGGGTGCATTAATGGGTGTTAATGCCGCAGTTGTCGGAATCCTAATTGCAGCATTATATCATCCTATTTGGACGAATTCGATATTATCAGTTGGTGATTTTGCCTTTGCTGCCATTTTATTTAGCATGTTAGTTTTCTGGAAGCTGCCTCCGTGGATAATTGTGGTTACTGGAGCGATTGGTGGTTTCTTACTTTCATTAATTTAG
- a CDS encoding MATE family efflux transporter: MRQVEVVEQPKFHALLNHRSYLILAIPLVISGLSTPILGAVDTAVVGQLSNPSLIGGVAVGSLIFNIMYWLLGFLRVSTTGFTAQAFGAEQEQSLAFIRPMLIAALFGIIFILFQYPIVSSALSLMGTTEAVSEQTKSYFYIRIWGAPFTLASYVMIGWMMGMSKIRQTLYIQLFMNGLNIVLDIVFVLGLGFGVKGVATATLISEISAVILGLLLILKSRSLMISPSVLRSIFDSKPFIRMLQMNRDLFLRTICLLTMTFLFTKEGAKMGEVTLAANAILLQIHYIMAYFFGGFANASSILTGRAIAEKNQLLYKQVLALSAIWGLITAVFLSMTIIFSGTAILGIFTPNAEVNEVASQVLFWVIIFPIFGFWGLQLEGIFSGATRAGEIRNSISLALIVFIIALTVFVPYYENDGIWIAFVLFSLSRSIFLWLFVPKLRDSFL; this comes from the coding sequence ATGAGACAAGTAGAAGTAGTTGAGCAACCTAAATTTCATGCATTATTAAACCATCGAAGCTATTTAATTCTTGCTATCCCCTTAGTCATTTCAGGGTTATCAACTCCCATTTTAGGAGCCGTGGATACTGCTGTTGTTGGGCAGCTATCTAATCCAAGTTTAATAGGTGGGGTAGCAGTTGGTTCCCTTATTTTTAATATTATGTACTGGTTATTAGGTTTTCTCCGGGTAAGTACAACGGGATTTACCGCACAAGCATTTGGCGCAGAACAGGAACAATCCCTGGCATTTATTCGGCCCATGCTAATCGCTGCGTTGTTCGGAATCATATTTATCTTATTTCAATACCCAATTGTTTCTTCAGCCCTTTCACTAATGGGGACAACTGAAGCAGTTTCTGAACAAACAAAATCTTATTTTTATATTCGAATCTGGGGTGCCCCTTTTACACTAGCTAGCTATGTAATGATTGGTTGGATGATGGGAATGTCAAAAATAAGACAGACCTTGTATATCCAACTATTTATGAATGGTTTAAATATTGTTTTAGATATTGTGTTTGTTCTAGGTCTAGGATTCGGAGTAAAAGGAGTAGCAACAGCTACGTTAATATCTGAGATAAGTGCAGTTATACTTGGTTTACTTCTAATTTTAAAAAGTCGATCTTTGATGATTTCACCTTCAGTCCTGCGCTCAATCTTCGACTCTAAACCTTTCATCAGAATGCTACAAATGAACCGGGACCTCTTTTTAAGGACGATTTGTTTGCTTACTATGACTTTTCTTTTTACAAAAGAAGGTGCGAAAATGGGTGAAGTTACACTTGCAGCAAATGCCATTTTACTTCAAATTCATTACATTATGGCTTACTTCTTTGGTGGATTTGCTAATGCCTCAAGTATCCTCACGGGAAGGGCCATTGCTGAAAAAAATCAGCTATTATATAAACAAGTTTTAGCCTTATCGGCAATATGGGGTCTGATTACAGCAGTTTTCCTTTCAATGACTATTATTTTTAGCGGAACAGCTATCCTGGGCATATTTACTCCAAATGCAGAGGTAAATGAAGTGGCTTCGCAAGTATTGTTTTGGGTGATTATCTTCCCGATCTTTGGATTCTGGGGTCTTCAATTAGAGGGTATCTTTTCAGGTGCGACAAGAGCAGGGGAAATAAGGAATTCAATTAGTCTAGCCTTAATTGTCTTTATCATAGCACTTACTGTTTTTGTTCCTTATTATGAAAACGACGGAATATGGATTGCCTTTGTCCTTTTTAGTTTATCAAGATCTATCTTTCTATGGTTGTTCGTCCCTAAACTAAGAGATTCATTTCTTTAA
- a CDS encoding potassium/proton antiporter → MLDIDYFILLAATLLIVGVVTTKFSTRLGVPALVLFIAVGMIFGSDGLGVIHFENQNLAQLIGVIALIIILFEGGLQTKWKTVKAVLVPSLSLATLGVVITTSIVAIAAKLIFDVPWYAAFLFGSIVGSTDAAAVFAVLKGQNIKARLGATLEAESGTNDPMAVFLTITFIQLLTTSESNAFLLILSFFWQMGIGLLLGLLFGKIATFGINRINLDSSGLYPVFALAFALLTYSVTALFNASGLLAVYVAALLIGNKELTYRHSIFRFNEGFAWMMQILMFVILGLLVFPSQLFTLDVISKGVLLAIILIVVARPLAVYLSTIKMGYTNREKLFLSWAGLRGAVPIVLATFPMIAGLPDSQIFFNVVFFVVLTSALIQGSTISIMARKLGLTGPVKPQPMHTLELVSIGKANAEIIEYEVVEKSSIINKKIVDIDFPTTILINAIIRSEKLITPKGNTVLREGDILYILTPRTSIDKLVKILEENEEEEIMKVNNS, encoded by the coding sequence ATGCTAGATATTGATTATTTTATTTTATTAGCAGCTACACTACTAATTGTTGGGGTTGTCACTACAAAATTTTCAACGCGATTAGGTGTTCCAGCCCTAGTACTATTTATTGCGGTTGGGATGATTTTTGGAAGTGACGGACTAGGTGTCATTCACTTTGAAAATCAGAATCTTGCACAGTTGATTGGTGTTATAGCACTTATAATTATCTTGTTTGAAGGTGGTCTGCAAACAAAATGGAAGACCGTAAAAGCAGTCCTTGTTCCATCTTTATCATTAGCTACGCTAGGAGTTGTTATTACAACATCCATTGTTGCGATAGCTGCAAAACTGATTTTTGATGTCCCATGGTATGCTGCCTTTTTATTCGGCTCCATTGTTGGTTCCACCGATGCTGCCGCTGTTTTCGCAGTACTGAAGGGTCAAAATATTAAAGCGAGGTTAGGGGCGACACTAGAGGCAGAATCGGGTACAAATGATCCGATGGCAGTTTTTTTAACCATTACATTTATTCAACTTCTAACTACTAGTGAAAGCAATGCCTTTCTTCTAATTTTATCTTTCTTTTGGCAAATGGGGATTGGTTTACTATTAGGACTTCTTTTTGGGAAAATTGCTACATTTGGGATAAACAGGATCAATTTAGATTCAAGTGGTCTCTATCCAGTATTCGCCTTAGCATTTGCATTGCTTACGTATAGTGTGACTGCTTTATTTAATGCAAGTGGTTTACTTGCTGTTTATGTTGCTGCATTATTAATTGGAAACAAGGAATTAACCTATCGTCATTCAATTTTCCGTTTTAACGAAGGATTTGCTTGGATGATGCAGATATTGATGTTTGTGATTTTAGGATTATTGGTATTTCCAAGTCAGCTATTTACATTAGATGTAATTAGTAAGGGAGTATTACTAGCGATTATCTTAATCGTTGTTGCTAGACCGCTTGCTGTGTACTTATCAACCATTAAAATGGGGTATACCAACCGAGAAAAACTTTTTCTATCTTGGGCAGGGTTAAGAGGAGCAGTACCAATTGTATTGGCCACTTTCCCAATGATCGCAGGGCTTCCAGATAGTCAGATTTTCTTTAATGTCGTTTTCTTCGTTGTGTTAACTTCAGCCTTAATCCAAGGATCAACCATTTCTATCATGGCTCGAAAGCTTGGACTAACTGGACCTGTGAAGCCACAGCCGATGCATACGTTAGAACTAGTATCGATTGGAAAAGCAAATGCAGAAATTATTGAATATGAAGTCGTTGAAAAATCATCTATTATTAATAAAAAGATTGTCGACATTGATTTTCCTACTACAATTTTAATCAATGCAATTATTAGATCTGAAAAACTAATAACACCTAAAGGAAATACAGTTCTAAGAGAAGGAGATATTTTATATATTTTAACTCCTCGTACTAGCATAGATAAATTAGTTAAGATATTAGAGGAAAATGAAGAAGAAGAAATAATGAAAGTTAACAACTCATAA
- a CDS encoding O-methyltransferase, whose protein sequence is MKQINSYIDSVFSNQDALLEEVLLSITENGMRSISVSPSSGKLLTMLVSMSGAKRVLEIGALGGYSGICLARGFGREGKLTSLELEENYAKLAHSNLFKAGFGEQVSYITGPALQSLEKLVNENQSFDFFFIDADKENYQNYLNYCIRLAEAGALIVTDNVLAGGSVADETVSPKKYTEIMKKFNETVANHPQLESLLIPIGDGMTISKVNK, encoded by the coding sequence ATGAAGCAAATTAATAGTTACATTGATTCAGTATTTAGTAATCAAGATGCACTTTTGGAGGAAGTCCTTTTATCAATAACAGAAAATGGCATGCGGTCGATTTCTGTATCTCCTTCCTCAGGAAAGCTGCTTACTATGCTTGTATCGATGTCAGGGGCAAAACGGGTATTGGAAATTGGGGCTCTTGGAGGTTATAGTGGAATTTGTTTAGCAAGAGGGTTCGGGAGAGAAGGTAAATTAACTTCACTTGAGTTAGAAGAAAATTATGCGAAACTAGCACATAGTAATCTTTTTAAAGCCGGTTTTGGTGAACAAGTATCCTATATTACTGGACCAGCTTTACAAAGTCTTGAAAAATTAGTTAATGAAAATCAGAGTTTTGACTTTTTCTTTATTGATGCTGATAAAGAAAATTATCAAAACTACCTAAACTACTGTATAAGACTAGCGGAAGCGGGTGCCTTAATCGTGACTGATAACGTACTTGCAGGTGGGAGTGTAGCAGATGAGACAGTTAGTCCTAAAAAATATACAGAGATCATGAAAAAATTCAATGAGACGGTAGCAAATCATCCTCAATTAGAGTCACTACTTATTCCGATTGGAGATGGAATGACTATATCAAAAGTAAACAAATAA
- a CDS encoding calcium/sodium antiporter, giving the protein MTYLFLLIGFALLIKGADFFVEGSSKIARALNVSPLLIGLTIVAFGTSSPEATVSIVAALEDNAGVAIGNVVGSNIFNITFVVGLTALINPLKVESVTIRKEIPFTLLASVALLVLISDVSLQMLGANFITRSDGFIFLLFFAIFLYYIFEVARQDREKGLANKNNDSTKVENVSWGKNILFTLGGLAAIIFGGDVVVDNATKIAYSFGMSETLVGLTIVAVGTSLPELITSITAAIKKESEIALGNIVGSNIFNILFVLGTASIISPLAVDSKIFTDVLLMIALTITILIFSRTNHKIGKIEGVILAIAYIIYMVFIIIRN; this is encoded by the coding sequence ATGACTTATCTTTTTTTGTTAATTGGTTTTGCTCTTCTAATAAAAGGGGCAGACTTTTTCGTGGAAGGATCATCAAAAATTGCAAGAGCTCTAAATGTTTCCCCATTATTAATCGGCTTAACGATTGTTGCTTTTGGAACAAGCTCACCAGAAGCTACTGTAAGTATAGTTGCAGCCCTTGAGGATAATGCAGGAGTAGCAATAGGGAACGTGGTTGGTAGTAATATATTCAATATTACTTTTGTTGTCGGGCTTACAGCTTTAATTAATCCATTAAAAGTAGAAAGTGTAACTATCCGAAAAGAAATCCCTTTTACGTTGTTAGCAAGTGTCGCTTTACTAGTATTGATTAGTGATGTTAGTCTTCAAATGTTAGGTGCTAACTTCATTACTAGAAGTGACGGATTCATTTTCTTACTTTTCTTTGCAATCTTTTTATATTATATATTTGAGGTTGCAAGACAAGATAGGGAAAAAGGTTTAGCTAACAAGAATAATGATTCTACAAAGGTAGAGAATGTCTCATGGGGTAAGAATATTTTGTTTACTCTTGGAGGATTGGCGGCCATTATTTTTGGTGGAGATGTTGTTGTCGACAATGCGACTAAGATCGCATATTCCTTTGGAATGAGTGAGACACTAGTTGGATTAACGATTGTTGCAGTAGGTACATCACTGCCAGAATTAATTACCTCAATAACAGCTGCCATTAAAAAAGAGAGTGAAATAGCACTTGGAAATATTGTCGGAAGTAATATATTTAACATTTTATTTGTACTTGGTACAGCATCAATTATCTCACCTCTTGCAGTTGATAGTAAAATATTCACGGATGTATTACTTATGATCGCTTTAACTATAACAATACTTATATTTTCTCGAACGAATCATAAGATTGGCAAGATTGAAGGTGTAATTCTTGCAATTGCATATATTATTTATATGGTTTTCATTATTATTAGAAATTAA
- a CDS encoding pentapeptide repeat-containing protein, translated as MKIDSPKIPNDLPSKNFQDILYEEDPELELCLINDSSFINEVLYRTRLSRMVIKNCKFNETNFSNIDITDVIFDNCDFSNCNLSHSSIHRAVFKNCKLLGVDFTESRFGHVEFNQSLMNLATFGNSKLEKVKLHENSLVHADFYDCIFKTVDFKQCDINSANFEKTSLKGIDISNSNFESLTVSLADLKGCKVSTFQAIQFASLIGLVITD; from the coding sequence ATGAAAATTGATTCGCCAAAAATACCAAATGATTTACCTTCAAAGAATTTCCAAGATATTTTATATGAGGAAGACCCAGAGCTTGAATTATGTTTAATTAATGATTCCTCTTTTATTAATGAAGTGCTTTATAGAACGAGATTATCTAGAATGGTTATTAAAAATTGCAAGTTTAATGAGACTAACTTTAGTAATATCGATATTACGGATGTTATTTTTGATAATTGCGACTTCTCTAATTGTAATTTAAGTCATTCTTCTATTCATAGGGCCGTTTTTAAAAATTGCAAATTACTAGGTGTTGATTTTACAGAATCCCGTTTCGGTCATGTTGAGTTCAACCAATCCTTAATGAACTTAGCTACATTCGGTAATTCAAAACTCGAAAAAGTGAAACTTCATGAAAATTCTTTAGTTCATGCAGATTTTTATGATTGTATCTTTAAGACCGTTGATTTTAAACAATGTGATATTAACAGTGCAAACTTTGAAAAAACATCACTTAAAGGAATTGATATTAGTAATTCTAATTTTGAGTCACTGACTGTATCTTTAGCAGATCTTAAGGGCTGTAAAGTATCAACCTTCCAAGCAATTCAATTTGCCTCATTAATTGGCTTGGTTATCACTGATTGA
- a CDS encoding manganese catalase family protein → MFYHVKELQYNAKPSNPDPVYAKKLQEILGGQYGEMSVMMQYLFQGWNCRAESKYRDMILDIATEEIAHVEMIATMIAQLLDGAPAGDQEQGAQDPAVQAVLGGMNPQHAIVNGLGAQPNDSVGFPWTARYTIASGNLLADFRANLNAESQGRLQVCRLYEMTTDPGVRDMLSFLIARDTMHQNQWMAAIEELEQTQGAVVPSSFNQEYEKQEVSYSFMNYSQGEESSTGRWANGPSLDGQANFEYIQNPKAMGQKPQLAPAPNYIHGTPPLDMRLMQGAGKMEPGQSFLQ, encoded by the coding sequence ATGTTCTATCATGTGAAAGAACTTCAATATAATGCAAAACCATCAAATCCGGATCCAGTATATGCTAAAAAACTACAAGAAATCCTTGGTGGGCAATATGGTGAAATGTCTGTTATGATGCAATACCTTTTTCAAGGCTGGAATTGTAGAGCCGAGAGTAAATATAGAGATATGATTCTTGATATCGCTACTGAAGAAATAGCCCATGTCGAAATGATTGCTACGATGATTGCTCAGCTATTAGATGGAGCACCTGCAGGAGATCAAGAACAAGGTGCACAAGATCCAGCAGTTCAAGCCGTATTAGGTGGAATGAATCCTCAACACGCGATTGTTAATGGTCTTGGTGCACAACCAAATGATAGTGTTGGTTTCCCGTGGACAGCTCGCTACACGATCGCAAGTGGGAATTTATTAGCAGATTTCCGTGCTAATTTGAATGCTGAGTCTCAAGGAAGACTTCAGGTTTGTCGTTTATATGAAATGACAACCGATCCTGGCGTAAGAGATATGTTATCATTTCTAATCGCTAGAGATACAATGCATCAAAATCAATGGATGGCTGCAATTGAAGAACTAGAACAAACACAAGGTGCTGTCGTACCAAGTTCATTTAATCAAGAATACGAAAAGCAGGAAGTTTCCTACTCCTTCATGAACTATTCTCAAGGTGAAGAAAGTAGTACAGGTCGATGGGCAAATGGACCATCGTTAGACGGACAAGCTAACTTTGAGTACATCCAAAACCCTAAAGCTATGGGACAAAAGCCGCAACTTGCTCCAGCTCCAAACTATATCCATGGAACTCCACCATTAGACATGCGATTAATGCAAGGTGCAGGAAAAATGGAACCTGGTCAATCGTTCTTACAATAA
- a CDS encoding alpha/beta fold hydrolase, with protein MNEHLIQKKHIKIGEINVFCEYLLNEKPPIVLIHGFVSSTFTFNRLIPLLAKHFSVLAIDLPGFGQSEKSKKFIYSFDQYSNIIVECIKHFNLRKVLLVGHSMGGQVALYTARKAPNNISRIILLCSSGYLKRASKWLILLSHIPYFSLFIKYYIKYKGVQNSLRNVFYHQHYITEEVINEFGKPLKEVDFYHALCRFIRHREGDLTKEQLKEISVPTLLLWGENDKVVPLKTGQQLVQDLPIANLITYNKTGHLLTFERTREVFEQILAFSSDGRLSPD; from the coding sequence TTGAATGAGCACTTAATCCAAAAGAAACATATAAAAATTGGAGAAATCAATGTCTTCTGTGAATATCTCTTGAATGAAAAACCTCCGATTGTATTAATTCATGGTTTTGTATCATCAACATTCACTTTTAATCGGCTAATTCCCTTATTAGCAAAACATTTTTCGGTATTAGCTATCGACTTGCCAGGCTTTGGTCAAAGTGAAAAATCAAAGAAGTTTATTTACTCCTTTGACCAGTATTCAAATATAATTGTTGAATGTATTAAGCACTTTAACCTCAGAAAGGTATTGCTTGTAGGCCACTCTATGGGTGGTCAAGTTGCCTTATATACAGCTCGAAAGGCACCAAATAATATTTCGAGGATAATACTATTATGTAGTTCAGGATATTTAAAAAGAGCAAGTAAATGGTTAATACTTCTTTCCCATATCCCCTATTTCAGTCTCTTTATCAAATATTATATAAAATACAAAGGGGTCCAAAATAGTCTAAGGAACGTATTTTATCATCAACATTATATTACAGAAGAAGTAATTAATGAGTTTGGAAAACCGTTAAAAGAAGTGGATTTCTATCACGCACTTTGTCGTTTTATTCGTCACCGGGAGGGTGATTTAACAAAAGAACAACTGAAAGAAATATCTGTTCCCACACTGTTGCTTTGGGGAGAAAATGATAAAGTGGTCCCACTAAAAACTGGACAACAATTAGTACAGGACTTACCAATAGCAAACTTAATCACCTACAATAAGACAGGGCATCTTCTAACATTTGAACGAACACGTGAAGTATTCGAACAGATTCTCGCATTTAGTTCTGATGGTCGTTTAAGCCCCGACTAA
- a CDS encoding TIGR03943 family putative permease subunit, protein MNRDQHFHLYIRGIILIGFTMLMFKLILTGDIINFIAPRMMPFIYFATITFFVLGVIQIWRSGSKKEDEVHCGCGIDHDHVKGSPIRSVLLYSVFIIPIVTGFTFADNVLDSSVIETRGIKYGSGLYTKPPSPEEAAALKERDLSRAEAYLENPDEYMNDLEAAYGEEEIPLEHPEGFEVQEVPQEYYDELKEELLKQDTIIVSEDKYIPIMNIIDSNVDQFVGKELEIVGFVYRELDFTKDQIVIARFGLSCCVADASIYGTLSTGDLVKELENDQWIRAKGTITTTEYNDWILPYLQISELEIIEQPKEPYIYEYY, encoded by the coding sequence TTGAACCGAGATCAACATTTTCATCTATATATCCGTGGCATCATTTTAATTGGCTTTACGATGCTTATGTTTAAGCTCATTCTAACAGGAGATATTATCAACTTTATTGCGCCAAGGATGATGCCATTTATTTATTTTGCTACGATCACCTTTTTTGTATTAGGAGTTATTCAAATTTGGAGAAGTGGTTCTAAAAAAGAGGATGAGGTTCACTGTGGTTGTGGAATTGATCATGATCATGTAAAAGGGTCTCCAATTAGATCGGTACTTCTATATTCAGTGTTTATTATTCCTATCGTTACAGGTTTTACCTTTGCTGATAATGTGTTAGATAGCTCAGTGATTGAAACAAGAGGGATTAAGTATGGCTCGGGGCTGTATACAAAACCTCCAAGTCCAGAGGAAGCAGCAGCCTTAAAAGAAAGAGATCTATCAAGAGCAGAAGCATATTTAGAGAATCCTGATGAGTATATGAATGACCTAGAAGCTGCATATGGTGAAGAAGAGATTCCCTTAGAGCATCCTGAGGGATTTGAAGTTCAAGAAGTGCCTCAGGAATATTATGATGAGCTCAAAGAAGAGCTATTAAAACAAGATACAATTATTGTATCAGAGGATAAATATATTCCTATTATGAATATCATTGACAGTAATGTAGATCAGTTTGTTGGAAAAGAACTTGAGATTGTTGGTTTTGTATACCGAGAACTAGATTTTACTAAAGATCAGATTGTTATTGCTAGATTCGGTCTTTCATGCTGTGTAGCTGATGCCTCGATCTATGGAACACTTTCAACAGGTGATTTGGTAAAGGAGCTAGAAAATGATCAATGGATTCGAGCAAAGGGAACGATTACAACAACAGAATATAATGATTGGATATTACCATATCTTCAAATTTCGGAGTTAGAGATTATTGAACAGCCAAAAGAACCTTATATATATGAATACTATTAA
- a CDS encoding tyrosine-type recombinase/integrase, producing the protein MEHVDPIRDISKINEIKKILKEQSSRDYLLFVLGINTGLKITEMLNLNVSNIQNEDGSIKTFLKTTNNRSEVFINRKVKAAILTYLSKTALKQNDYLFKSSKTNQPITRQQAYRIINNAAKTVGIEEKIGTNSLRKTFGYHAYKKGVAVSILQRFFNHSTPSETKQYLGVKQEEIKPEIDVNL; encoded by the coding sequence GTGGAGCATGTAGATCCTATTCGTGATATTAGTAAAATAAATGAGATAAAGAAAATATTAAAAGAACAATCGTCTAGGGACTATTTGTTATTTGTTCTAGGAATTAATACAGGCTTAAAAATCACCGAAATGTTAAATCTAAATGTGAGCAATATTCAAAACGAAGATGGTTCAATTAAGACATTTCTAAAAACAACAAATAATCGGTCAGAAGTATTTATTAACCGAAAAGTGAAAGCCGCAATTTTAACTTACCTCTCTAAAACAGCTCTTAAACAAAATGATTACCTGTTTAAATCCTCTAAAACAAATCAACCAATCACAAGACAACAAGCATATAGAATTATTAATAACGCTGCAAAAACAGTGGGGATAGAGGAAAAGATTGGGACGAATTCTTTACGCAAAACATTTGGATATCATGCTTATAAAAAGGGTGTTGCAGTTTCGATACTTCAAAGATTCTTCAATCATTCTACACCTTCAGAAACAAAGCAATATTTAGGTGTGAAGCAAGAAGAGATAAAACCTGAGATCGATGTCAATTTATAG